The following are encoded in a window of Fibrobacter sp. UWB2 genomic DNA:
- a CDS encoding lytic transglycosylase domain-containing protein, which translates to MLLACSAALYAQVDGSVYSTYKSPFADQEMIAPDQFQDAVIRAARAKKTMNDVAVSQNSRDFARAAYYYYSGQWDSAYAAYNSLRKREPELLGTVVLRMAKANFKQENYAKMRETLRLEKSLENDRAWRDAADRLRIEATMADYSLNDVARADSLMAYLNGNPDSDDIDPLKYRYARYLEDSYQLKQAKRMYMKLLTSRTSYKDSAYASVRRLREVIGAPESLAEKVAYAKMACTKDEMKSCLDLLDSIQIMDSQQAQKNPASVVVLDDPAYARLKKSTLDLNTRIMLWEKRAAALRSLNRNENAIEQYRYLIENVEPRPSWIQAILKLYRKEAAGVFDEEIHMYDSLLQDVSQFSNENANNLWLRGFEFEQKLMYDKAIDCYKKLIHKRFKSNLKRQWARFRIGYCYFKRGMWVEAAAYFRDATKDPFLWSGSASRMFLGDTYMKMGEDSLARAAYLDCIKDFPLSYYAHRSRTKLLEKHLLPAEKIPYAHGVPMSHAATVEWIRSVNKLGKPDGSYTKERFERIKKLFLYGFEEEAFRLYEEIKKKNFKRMDFLYEYGKLFYDVGETAAGYRLARQFQAKMDRRLFMSPPLDVLHYLFPVPYADPVVYYSGTSIDPFFVYSVMRQESIFDFQITSPAGACGLLQIMPATGKMLADKEEISGFNPKRLYNAYMNIRLGIRYLIDLKDEYKNDYMYVLCNYNAGPKPTKRWQSESEGLPWDLRVEEISYWETRDYVKRVMGNYWIYQEIYPEK; encoded by the coding sequence TTGTTGTTGGCTTGTTCGGCCGCCTTGTATGCTCAGGTGGACGGCTCTGTATATTCTACGTACAAGTCCCCGTTTGCGGATCAGGAAATGATTGCTCCGGACCAGTTCCAGGATGCCGTTATCCGTGCCGCCCGTGCAAAGAAGACAATGAATGATGTTGCTGTTTCGCAGAACTCTCGCGACTTTGCCCGCGCAGCCTATTACTATTACAGTGGACAGTGGGATAGTGCCTATGCCGCCTATAATTCGTTGCGCAAGCGTGAACCGGAACTTTTGGGAACGGTTGTGCTCCGTATGGCAAAGGCAAACTTCAAGCAAGAAAACTATGCCAAGATGCGCGAAACATTGCGCCTCGAAAAGAGCCTTGAAAATGATAGGGCTTGGCGTGATGCTGCCGACCGTTTGAGAATTGAAGCCACCATGGCGGACTATTCGCTGAATGATGTGGCCCGTGCTGATTCATTAATGGCTTACCTTAACGGAAACCCAGATAGCGATGATATCGATCCATTGAAGTACCGTTACGCCCGCTACCTGGAAGATTCTTACCAGTTGAAGCAGGCAAAGCGCATGTACATGAAGCTTTTGACGAGCCGTACATCGTACAAGGATTCTGCTTACGCTTCTGTCCGCCGCTTGAGAGAGGTGATTGGCGCTCCGGAGTCGCTGGCCGAAAAGGTTGCCTATGCAAAGATGGCCTGCACGAAAGACGAAATGAAGAGCTGTCTTGATTTGCTCGATTCCATCCAGATTATGGACTCTCAGCAGGCGCAAAAAAATCCGGCCTCTGTCGTGGTGCTTGACGATCCGGCTTATGCCCGCCTAAAGAAGAGCACGCTGGATTTGAACACCCGCATTATGCTGTGGGAAAAGCGTGCTGCTGCACTCCGTTCGCTGAACCGTAACGAAAATGCGATTGAACAGTACCGCTATTTGATTGAAAATGTGGAACCGCGTCCGTCCTGGATCCAGGCCATCCTCAAGCTTTACCGCAAGGAAGCCGCAGGCGTTTTTGACGAAGAAATCCACATGTATGATTCCCTCTTGCAGGATGTGAGCCAGTTCAGTAACGAAAATGCGAACAACCTCTGGTTGCGCGGTTTTGAATTTGAACAAAAGCTGATGTACGACAAGGCGATTGACTGCTACAAGAAACTCATCCATAAGCGTTTCAAGAGCAATCTCAAGCGCCAGTGGGCGAGATTCCGCATAGGCTACTGCTACTTTAAGCGTGGCATGTGGGTAGAGGCCGCCGCTTACTTCCGTGATGCAACGAAGGATCCGTTCCTCTGGAGCGGAAGCGCCTCGAGAATGTTCCTGGGCGATACGTATATGAAAATGGGCGAGGATTCGCTTGCCCGTGCCGCTTATCTTGACTGTATCAAGGATTTTCCGCTTTCGTACTATGCACACCGCAGCCGTACCAAGCTCTTGGAAAAACACTTGCTCCCGGCTGAAAAGATTCCGTACGCTCATGGCGTGCCGATGTCCCATGCGGCGACTGTTGAATGGATTCGCTCTGTAAACAAGCTTGGAAAGCCGGATGGTTCCTATACCAAGGAACGCTTTGAACGCATCAAGAAACTCTTCCTTTACGGTTTTGAAGAAGAAGCCTTTAGGCTCTATGAAGAAATCAAGAAGAAGAATTTCAAGCGTATGGATTTCCTGTACGAATATGGAAAGCTGTTCTACGATGTTGGCGAAACGGCTGCCGGTTATAGGCTTGCACGCCAGTTCCAGGCAAAGATGGACAGACGCTTGTTTATGTCTCCGCCGCTTGATGTGCTGCATTACCTCTTCCCGGTCCCGTATGCAGACCCGGTGGTTTACTACTCGGGCACGAGCATCGATCCGTTCTTTGTGTATAGCGTGATGCGTCAAGAATCCATTTTCGATTTCCAGATTACATCACCTGCGGGCGCCTGTGGCCTTTTGCAGATTATGCCTGCGACGGGCAAGATGCTTGCGGACAAGGAAGAGATTTCGGGCTTTAATCCGAAGCGCCTCTACAATGCTTACATGAACATCCGCTTGGGGATCCGCTACTTGATCGACCTCAAGGACGAATACAAGAACGACTACATGTATGTGCTTTGCAACTACAATGCGGGCCCGAAACCGACGAAGCGCTGGCAGTCCGAAAGCGAAGGCCTCCCGTGGGATTTGCGCGTCGAAGAAATCAGCTACTGGGAAACCCGCGACTACGTCAAGCGCGTCATGGGAAATTATTGGATCTATCAGGAAATATATCCTGAGAAGTAG
- the ptsP gene encoding phosphoenolpyruvate--protein phosphotransferase, giving the protein MTTSTKNPADFVAKTANEVKSQRIELVGVPSSPGFAMGTVFPVANREFSVVDETLPESRLAAEEQMFLKAISKTSKEIAHIKEISESRAGVKDSLIFATHLMILQDPGLVNGVLDKIKKKHKNAKWAVHVVFNAYIEKFEKIDSPAMRDKATDLRDLYNRLMSAMDDSGPVLEDVSDEEGIVLVAHEFVPSFLMTLKPGQVNAIVMDTGGRTSHVAILSRALQIPAVSGLRNVAALVKSGDTIIVDGADGKVIINPNEEDIRKFHERQEMFERQRRELFTMRQLEPMTRDGKYIVLHANIEIPTEADKVTDFGATGIGLYRSEFLFFRKDTPTEKEQESAYRHILEKMDPYPVVIRTLDAGGDKLVSGVSAVNESNPFMGWRSIRVCLDREDIFITQLRALLLANTKGNLRILLPMISSMTELRRAKACIAKARKQLEDEGHKLPVVKIGSMIEVPAAVMIVDKLAKEVDFFSLGTNDLIQFTLAVDRTNELITDMFQPHHPAVLSMIYQTVVAAHREGIPVAVCGEMCTDPMSVLLLVGLGVDELSMTPWSVMTTKKIIRSINFEDVRDAALTVLQMEDAESVNAFLHKKYAQTIMELGISGFVGQVEK; this is encoded by the coding sequence ATGACCACTTCAACGAAGAACCCTGCTGATTTTGTGGCAAAGACCGCCAATGAAGTGAAGTCCCAGAGGATTGAACTCGTTGGCGTGCCGTCGTCCCCTGGCTTTGCCATGGGTACGGTTTTCCCTGTTGCAAACCGTGAATTTTCCGTGGTCGACGAGACTCTCCCGGAGAGCCGTCTTGCTGCAGAAGAGCAGATGTTCCTGAAGGCCATCAGCAAGACCTCCAAGGAAATCGCCCATATTAAGGAAATTTCGGAAAGCAGAGCTGGCGTCAAGGACAGCCTGATTTTTGCAACGCACCTGATGATTTTGCAGGATCCGGGACTCGTGAATGGAGTCCTCGACAAGATCAAGAAAAAGCACAAGAATGCGAAGTGGGCGGTGCACGTTGTATTTAACGCCTACATCGAAAAGTTTGAGAAAATTGATTCTCCTGCCATGCGCGACAAGGCGACAGACCTTAGGGACCTGTACAACCGCCTGATGTCTGCGATGGACGACTCCGGACCGGTATTGGAGGATGTGTCTGACGAAGAAGGCATTGTCCTTGTGGCCCATGAGTTTGTCCCAAGCTTCTTGATGACTTTGAAGCCAGGGCAGGTAAACGCAATCGTGATGGATACCGGTGGCCGTACAAGCCACGTGGCCATCTTGTCGAGAGCGTTGCAGATTCCGGCAGTGTCCGGCCTTAGAAATGTGGCGGCCCTCGTCAAGAGCGGCGATACGATTATCGTCGACGGTGCTGATGGTAAGGTTATCATCAACCCGAACGAAGAGGATATCCGCAAGTTCCACGAACGCCAGGAAATGTTCGAACGCCAGCGCCGTGAACTTTTCACGATGCGCCAGCTGGAACCGATGACTCGTGACGGCAAGTACATTGTGCTGCACGCTAACATCGAAATCCCGACCGAAGCAGATAAAGTAACTGACTTTGGTGCGACGGGCATTGGCCTTTACCGTTCGGAATTCCTGTTCTTCAGGAAGGATACCCCGACCGAAAAGGAACAGGAAAGCGCCTATAGGCATATCCTCGAAAAGATGGACCCGTATCCGGTGGTTATCCGTACGCTTGATGCGGGTGGCGACAAGCTTGTTTCGGGAGTCTCTGCGGTGAACGAATCGAACCCGTTTATGGGTTGGCGTTCTATCCGCGTGTGCCTGGATCGCGAAGACATTTTCATTACGCAGTTGCGAGCTCTGTTGCTTGCAAATACAAAGGGCAACCTGCGCATCCTCTTGCCGATGATTTCTAGCATGACGGAACTCAGACGTGCAAAAGCCTGCATTGCCAAGGCCCGCAAGCAGCTTGAGGATGAAGGCCATAAGCTCCCGGTCGTGAAAATTGGCTCGATGATCGAAGTCCCTGCGGCCGTGATGATTGTGGACAAACTTGCTAAGGAAGTGGATTTCTTTAGCTTGGGTACAAACGACTTGATTCAGTTTACGCTTGCCGTTGACCGTACAAACGAACTTATTACCGATATGTTCCAACCGCACCATCCGGCTGTGCTTAGCATGATTTACCAGACTGTGGTAGCGGCACACCGTGAAGGAATCCCCGTGGCTGTTTGCGGTGAAATGTGTACGGACCCGATGAGCGTGCTTTTGCTGGTTGGACTTGGTGTTGATGAACTTTCGATGACTCCGTGGAGCGTGATGACCACGAAGAAGATTATTCGTTCTATCAACTTTGAAGATGTTCGTGATGCTGCGTTGACAGTCCTGCAAATGGAAGATGCCGAGAGCGTTAATGCGTTTTTGCATAAAAAGTATGCACAGACCATTATGGAACTTGGTATATCTGGCTTTGTGGGACAGGTTGAAAAATAA
- a CDS encoding HPr family phosphocarrier protein, translating to MITKLLTVSNKLGIHARPAGMIVDITGQAKSDVSIVFDGSKANAKSILNVMMLAIPAGSEVKFEIDGEDEELVVQQLEKLFDDHFNEEPC from the coding sequence ATGATTACAAAGTTACTTACCGTTTCCAACAAACTGGGTATTCACGCCCGTCCGGCCGGAATGATAGTCGATATCACGGGTCAGGCCAAGAGCGATGTATCCATCGTGTTTGATGGTTCCAAGGCCAATGCGAAGAGCATCCTTAATGTGATGATGCTTGCCATCCCTGCCGGTTCCGAAGTCAAGTTCGAAATCGATGGCGAGGATGAAGAGCTCGTCGTTCAGCAGTTGGAAAAGCTTTTTGATGACCACTTCAACGAAGAACCCTGCTGA
- a CDS encoding MlaD family protein, with amino-acid sequence MKKNTALYFSVGLVVLLAIFILIFGMIFLNEKDLRETFDVYHLRFTQVSTLVLDDPVKINGVKLGRVESIELAGHRVVVTVRLKSNVKIPKDSEIRVQNIGIMGERQIGMILGDSEEYYVPGDTISGQFDAGIAEALGLAGEVCDSTKVLLEAVKTALNGTIANPEFQDRFKTLLVKAENLEDRLMSLVTTTDPQLKKSLANLNKVTVKVNELVDGVKEPINGLFAGTDKVMGNANQLISDLEGVTKHLDGLIAKVQAKMDSKDNTVGILLNDRQLHDDLVKTVHSADSLFKIILQDGLDINVDFF; translated from the coding sequence ATGAAAAAGAATACCGCTTTATATTTCTCCGTCGGACTAGTCGTTCTTTTAGCCATTTTCATCTTGATATTTGGCATGATTTTCTTGAACGAGAAGGATCTGCGTGAAACTTTTGATGTTTACCACTTGCGCTTTACGCAGGTGAGTACGCTTGTTTTGGATGACCCCGTGAAGATCAACGGCGTGAAGCTTGGTCGTGTGGAGTCCATTGAGCTTGCTGGGCACCGCGTGGTGGTGACGGTGAGACTCAAGTCCAACGTGAAAATCCCGAAGGATTCCGAAATCCGCGTGCAGAACATCGGCATCATGGGCGAACGCCAAATCGGCATGATTCTCGGTGACTCCGAAGAATACTACGTGCCGGGCGATACCATCTCGGGCCAGTTCGATGCGGGCATTGCTGAAGCTTTAGGCCTTGCCGGTGAAGTTTGCGATTCCACGAAGGTCTTGCTCGAGGCTGTAAAGACGGCCTTGAACGGAACGATTGCAAACCCGGAATTCCAGGACCGCTTCAAGACTCTCCTCGTGAAGGCCGAGAATCTTGAAGACCGCCTGATGTCTCTTGTGACGACGACCGATCCGCAGCTCAAGAAGAGCCTTGCCAACCTGAACAAGGTGACCGTCAAGGTGAACGAGCTTGTCGATGGCGTCAAGGAACCGATCAACGGCCTCTTTGCCGGGACGGACAAGGTTATGGGGAACGCAAACCAGCTCATATCTGACCTGGAAGGCGTGACAAAGCATTTGGATGGGCTGATTGCCAAGGTGCAGGCCAAGATGGATTCAAAGGACAATACCGTCGGTATCTTGCTGAACGATAGACAGCTTCATGACGACCTTGTCAAGACGGTGCACTCTGCTGACAGCCTGTTCAAGATCATCCTGCAGGATGGCCTTGACATTAATGTGGATTTCTTCTGA
- a CDS encoding RNA methyltransferase, which produces MSEPKDLETLLARVTERRRELLTSVVNRRTRHFCMVLEDLFDPHNISAVIRTAEVFGLQDVHIIEEDNAYSVNKSILKGSYKWMSLYLYKKRMLCMEKLREKGYKIAVASTNTTNSVLDLDLSQPMAFYLGSEFHGNHPDTLAHADYEFKLPQYGITESMNVSVAGGVLMTYLDVFMQKQGREKFALPQAERDALLLDWLDRHVNGIETNSPIVRIGE; this is translated from the coding sequence ATGAGTGAACCTAAGGACTTGGAAACTTTGCTTGCACGTGTCACGGAACGCCGTCGCGAGCTCTTGACTTCTGTCGTGAACCGCCGCACGCGCCACTTTTGCATGGTGCTCGAAGACCTGTTTGACCCGCACAACATTTCCGCCGTTATCCGCACTGCCGAAGTCTTTGGTCTCCAGGATGTTCATATCATCGAAGAAGACAATGCCTATAGCGTGAACAAGTCCATCTTGAAAGGTTCTTACAAGTGGATGAGCCTTTATCTGTACAAGAAGCGCATGCTCTGCATGGAAAAGCTTCGCGAAAAGGGCTACAAGATTGCTGTCGCCAGCACGAACACCACGAATTCCGTGCTCGACCTCGATTTGAGCCAGCCGATGGCTTTCTATCTGGGCAGTGAATTCCACGGGAATCACCCGGACACGCTTGCCCATGCGGACTATGAATTTAAGCTCCCGCAGTATGGCATCACGGAATCGATGAACGTCTCCGTTGCCGGTGGTGTGCTTATGACCTACCTCGACGTGTTCATGCAGAAGCAGGGCCGTGAAAAGTTTGCGCTCCCGCAGGCAGAACGTGACGCCCTCTTGCTCGACTGGTTGGACCGTCATGTGAACGGCATCGAGACGAACAGCCCCATCGTGAGAATCGGGGAGTAG
- a CDS encoding pitrilysin family protein: MKTNYLIPAAAFAALLALTSCSLMPKKSSHIKHTPDMYATAVGGSSSSNVSASDLPEHYSKIQFPEYKYVAPYPKDFRVEIAEGITGYIVSDSTLPLVDFTVYFEESNLPQVLKDEAAFEMVGTMIRRGAGGGITPHVLEDSLEFVSASISTSVGTYLSAFDINSLSKDFPSMLELAKKVLTAPAFDKNQLEVVKANYVTAYERRFETPAKVLSALKAKVNYAPNPRLWDANSAEYKAVTAADVKRLAKGVFSSKRIVFALAGDVNKDSAVVQLKKFFADWNVEPSKAEKPKPTPLAFARKPGVYVVDKDITQANITMNQPFVQRPHPDYYPTAVASFILGGGSFSSRLMNRVRSDEGLAYSVYSTVGNDYRDTAMTTIALQTKVETVDFAMKLIFEEVEKLAKDGPTPEELSQAKKSLVESLPSLFDSPASTASIFAKGELLGKSDNHYIDYVTEINAVTAEQVKAMIAKYFDKEKMTISIVGPVAMFDSLKPFTVIPLDSLEFR; encoded by the coding sequence ATGAAAACGAATTATTTGATCCCTGCCGCTGCTTTTGCGGCTTTGTTGGCTTTGACATCATGTTCCCTGATGCCTAAAAAGTCCTCCCATATTAAGCATACTCCGGATATGTACGCTACTGCAGTGGGGGGCTCTAGCTCCTCGAATGTATCTGCAAGTGACTTGCCGGAACACTATAGCAAGATCCAGTTCCCGGAATACAAGTATGTTGCCCCGTATCCGAAGGATTTCCGTGTAGAAATCGCAGAGGGCATTACGGGCTATATCGTAAGCGATAGCACGCTCCCGCTGGTGGACTTTACCGTCTATTTCGAAGAAAGCAACTTGCCGCAGGTGCTGAAAGACGAGGCCGCTTTTGAAATGGTCGGTACCATGATCCGTCGTGGTGCAGGTGGCGGAATCACCCCGCATGTGCTCGAAGATTCCCTGGAATTCGTGAGCGCCTCGATCTCGACTAGTGTTGGAACGTACCTCTCCGCTTTTGATATCAATAGCCTTTCGAAAGACTTCCCGTCGATGCTTGAACTCGCAAAAAAGGTGCTCACGGCGCCTGCATTCGATAAAAACCAGCTCGAAGTCGTGAAGGCGAATTACGTTACGGCTTATGAACGTCGTTTTGAAACGCCCGCCAAGGTGCTTTCTGCACTTAAGGCCAAGGTGAACTATGCGCCGAACCCGAGACTCTGGGATGCCAATTCTGCCGAGTACAAGGCCGTGACCGCCGCCGACGTGAAGCGCCTTGCCAAGGGTGTGTTCTCTTCGAAGCGCATCGTCTTTGCTCTTGCTGGCGATGTCAATAAGGATTCTGCAGTCGTTCAGCTCAAGAAGTTCTTTGCGGACTGGAATGTGGAACCTTCGAAGGCTGAAAAGCCGAAGCCGACTCCGCTTGCCTTTGCCCGTAAGCCTGGCGTTTATGTGGTCGACAAGGACATCACGCAGGCGAACATCACCATGAACCAGCCGTTTGTGCAGCGCCCGCACCCGGATTATTACCCGACGGCCGTCGCAAGCTTCATTTTGGGCGGTGGAAGCTTCAGCTCGAGGCTTATGAACCGCGTCCGCAGTGACGAAGGCCTTGCCTATAGCGTCTACAGCACGGTCGGAAACGACTACCGCGATACCGCGATGACGACGATTGCCCTCCAGACGAAGGTCGAGACGGTGGACTTTGCCATGAAGCTCATTTTTGAGGAAGTGGAAAAGCTTGCAAAGGATGGCCCGACTCCCGAAGAACTTTCCCAGGCTAAAAAGTCCCTGGTCGAGAGCCTCCCGAGCCTGTTTGATTCCCCGGCGTCAACGGCATCTATCTTTGCAAAGGGTGAATTACTTGGCAAATCGGACAATCATTATATAGATTATGTGACGGAAATCAATGCAGTGACGGCAGAGCAGGTCAAGGCGATGATCGCTAAGTATTTTGATAAGGAGAAAATGACTATTTCGATCGTCGGTCCTGTCGCCATGTTCGATTCACTGAAACCGTTCACGGTGATTCCGCTAGATAGTCTTGAATTCAGATAA
- a CDS encoding VWA domain-containing protein: MRFAEPNFLWGLFTLPLFALLFVYAYHRRKKLAARFVSLPMLSKLSTSVSPWRRLTKVLLLLLAIAFLFVALARPQWGRKMEHVERRGQDLVLLQDISLSMLAEDVKPNRLVRSRHEISAFLESLTGDRVGLVAFSGEAQVMVPLTLDYGTVQMVLRELNPGWLMPGTNLESAIRKGMTLFKNSGGASQHSVMILMSDGEELEAAAVNAAKEAAELGIKIYTIGIGSREGVPIPLKDKNGGSVYKKDMQGNIVTTRLEEGTLQEIASVTGALYFYASPGEFQLQKVLTEIATLEKKDQSSDRMENYQDRYQIFLGLAALLFLIEAVISERGRRRKQLNGRFS, from the coding sequence ATGAGATTTGCCGAACCGAATTTTTTGTGGGGCCTTTTTACTCTGCCTCTATTTGCGCTTCTGTTTGTGTATGCTTACCATCGCCGTAAAAAATTGGCGGCACGCTTTGTTTCGCTCCCTATGCTCTCGAAACTTTCGACGAGCGTTTCTCCGTGGAGACGCCTCACGAAGGTCTTGCTTTTGCTCCTCGCTATTGCGTTCTTGTTCGTGGCGCTAGCCCGCCCGCAGTGGGGCCGCAAGATGGAACATGTGGAACGCCGCGGTCAGGACCTTGTGCTGTTGCAGGATATCTCGCTTTCGATGCTTGCCGAAGATGTGAAGCCGAACCGTTTGGTCCGTAGCCGTCACGAGATTTCGGCCTTCCTTGAATCGCTGACGGGGGACCGTGTGGGCCTTGTGGCGTTCAGTGGTGAAGCCCAGGTAATGGTGCCTTTGACGCTTGATTACGGTACAGTGCAGATGGTGCTTCGCGAACTCAATCCGGGCTGGCTCATGCCGGGCACGAACCTCGAAAGCGCTATCCGCAAGGGTATGACTTTGTTCAAAAACTCCGGTGGTGCAAGTCAGCATTCCGTGATGATTCTCATGAGCGATGGCGAAGAACTCGAAGCAGCCGCGGTCAATGCGGCAAAGGAAGCGGCTGAACTCGGCATCAAGATTTATACAATCGGCATTGGTTCCCGCGAAGGCGTGCCTATACCGCTCAAGGACAAAAATGGCGGTAGCGTCTACAAGAAGGATATGCAAGGGAACATCGTGACGACCCGCCTTGAAGAAGGAACGCTCCAGGAAATCGCTAGTGTGACGGGTGCGCTTTACTTTTATGCAAGTCCGGGCGAGTTCCAGCTGCAAAAGGTCTTGACCGAGATTGCAACGCTTGAAAAGAAGGACCAGAGCAGCGACCGCATGGAAAATTACCAGGACCGCTACCAGATTTTCCTCGGGCTTGCTGCCCTCCTGTTCCTGATCGAAGCCGTTATCTCGGAACGAGGCCGCCGCCGCAAACAGCTTAACGGAAGATTTAGCTAA
- a CDS encoding GGDEF domain-containing protein, whose amino-acid sequence MLIITLLQFKDSILRHLEERILGFTIIDTIIYIVLSTVTKMLYSVHVQSDLYSSNQKICVIYAIMYALSLSSSLLLAQLWFSFIFLRIRKSVYSYKHLFPLFSTPSIIGIFICIGISIYGFTNNCHTTSLQFRRLLPFLIGLNFIYILATMVLGIQHAISQKNSTNRKEAFYLSFIALVPSGSCILQYFIPEVPLTDPIFALTLLHVYVTLLKYRITSDPLTGVNNKIRLIEYLQYITQHQDASKRLFILVMEVDFFKDIVRNFGYEMSDRVIADLASFFKRQCRGQNAFLARTRENQFAIIMERDEVSEIESFCQKLVRECDRDSMQSDMTTWKISFSLHYAEISNISTSNISQIFAEAKKNCYKPETPAPRE is encoded by the coding sequence GTGCTAATCATTACACTGCTACAGTTCAAGGATAGTATTCTTAGGCACCTCGAAGAGCGCATCCTCGGCTTTACCATCATCGATACAATCATCTACATCGTCTTGAGCACGGTGACCAAGATGCTGTACTCTGTCCATGTGCAAAGCGATCTTTACTCGAGCAACCAGAAGATTTGTGTCATCTACGCCATCATGTATGCGCTGAGCCTGAGCTCCTCGCTCCTGCTCGCCCAGCTGTGGTTCTCATTCATCTTCCTCCGAATCCGCAAGAGCGTCTACTCGTACAAGCACCTGTTCCCGCTGTTTTCGACCCCGAGCATCATCGGCATTTTCATTTGCATCGGCATCAGCATTTACGGATTCACAAACAATTGCCATACGACGTCCTTGCAGTTCAGGCGCCTGTTGCCGTTCCTTATCGGTTTGAACTTCATCTACATCCTCGCGACGATGGTCCTCGGCATCCAGCACGCCATCTCGCAAAAGAACTCCACGAACCGCAAAGAAGCGTTTTACCTTTCGTTTATCGCCCTTGTCCCAAGCGGTTCCTGCATTCTCCAGTATTTCATTCCTGAAGTCCCGCTCACGGACCCGATTTTTGCGCTCACGCTCCTGCACGTTTACGTTACCCTCCTGAAGTACAGAATCACCTCGGACCCGCTCACGGGCGTAAACAACAAGATCCGACTGATCGAGTACCTCCAGTACATCACACAACACCAGGACGCAAGCAAGCGCCTGTTCATTCTCGTGATGGAAGTAGACTTTTTCAAGGACATCGTCCGCAACTTCGGCTACGAGATGTCTGACCGCGTCATTGCAGACCTAGCCTCATTCTTCAAGCGCCAGTGCAGAGGCCAGAATGCGTTCCTCGCAAGGACGCGCGAAAACCAGTTTGCCATCATCATGGAACGCGACGAAGTTTCTGAAATCGAATCTTTCTGCCAAAAGCTTGTACGCGAATGCGACCGCGACAGCATGCAATCCGACATGACCACATGGAAGATTTCGTTCAGTCTGCATTACGCCGAAATTTCGAACATTTCGACAAGCAATATTTCGCAGATATTTGCCGAAGCCAAGAAGAACTGCTACAAGCCTGAAACTCCGGCACCGAGAGAGTAA
- a CDS encoding VWA domain-containing protein, translating to MDIGALHFQNPEAFWLLLFVPLLIALYVYRQQRRKSTIKFPALAIAKKAVPSRRVKFRHIVPALRLAALVCFVVALARPQNAMEVEYTSTDGVDIMLALDVSGSMGTLDMLTRSEQAKLGTMNAEKFLKRGEYWKFSRLGYAQDVIAEFIGKRHSDRIGLSAFGARSFTQCPLTMDYGSLLEILKASDDLARDTLVNNRTAIGDGLMNALARLKMSDAKSRVVILLTDGRDNASVVPPVRAAEVAKSLGVKVYTVGVGKKSGKILAFQQNPWTGDISWGERDITPEEGIDEDVLKAIASKTGGRFYRAENKAELEKIYSEIDELEKTEIETIAYARYAEKFYPWLLVGALLILLELVLANTRFVRIP from the coding sequence ATGGATATTGGAGCCCTTCATTTTCAAAATCCCGAAGCCTTTTGGCTGTTGTTGTTTGTCCCGCTGTTGATTGCGCTTTATGTTTATCGCCAGCAGCGTCGCAAGAGTACAATCAAGTTCCCGGCGCTTGCCATTGCAAAGAAGGCGGTGCCGAGCCGTCGTGTAAAGTTTAGGCATATCGTCCCGGCTCTCCGTTTGGCCGCCCTTGTTTGCTTTGTGGTGGCGCTTGCCCGCCCGCAGAATGCGATGGAAGTCGAATACACTTCGACCGATGGCGTCGATATCATGCTTGCGCTTGACGTTTCGGGCTCGATGGGCACGCTCGACATGCTCACCCGTAGTGAACAGGCAAAGCTTGGTACGATGAATGCCGAAAAATTCTTGAAGCGTGGTGAATACTGGAAGTTTAGCCGCCTGGGTTACGCTCAGGACGTGATTGCCGAATTCATTGGCAAACGCCATAGTGACCGCATTGGACTTTCGGCATTTGGCGCCCGCTCGTTTACGCAGTGCCCGCTTACGATGGATTATGGCTCCCTGCTCGAAATCTTGAAGGCAAGCGACGACCTTGCCCGCGATACGCTTGTGAATAACAGGACCGCTATTGGTGATGGACTTATGAATGCACTTGCAAGGCTCAAGATGTCCGATGCCAAGTCCCGCGTGGTGATTCTCTTGACCGATGGCCGCGACAACGCTAGCGTCGTCCCGCCGGTACGTGCCGCCGAAGTGGCGAAGTCCCTGGGCGTGAAGGTTTACACCGTTGGCGTCGGTAAAAAGAGCGGCAAGATTCTGGCGTTCCAGCAGAACCCGTGGACGGGTGATATCTCTTGGGGCGAACGCGATATTACGCCTGAAGAAGGCATTGACGAGGACGTGCTCAAGGCGATTGCTTCGAAGACGGGTGGACGTTTCTACCGTGCCGAAAACAAGGCCGAACTCGAAAAGATTTACTCTGAAATCGATGAACTCGAAAAGACGGAAATCGAGACGATTGCTTACGCCCGCTACGCCGAAAAATTCTACCCGTGGCTTTTGGTCGGGGCGCTCCTCATTTTGCTTGAACTCGTCCTTGCAAACACCCGATTCGTGAGAATCCCGTAA